One Undibacter mobilis genomic region harbors:
- a CDS encoding cisplatin damage response ATP-dependent DNA ligase has translation MNRFAELLDRLAYEPGRNNKIRLIAAYLRETEDPDRGYALAAMTGALAFRNAKAGMIRQLIAERTDPALFALSYDYVGDLSETVALMWQPKVSDPSAPAIEDFPTDLFATPRDETKLLRNDPSPTLAEVVETLSTLNKAQLPAQIARWLDTLDETGRWALLKLVTGGLRIGVSARLAKTAAALLGGKEPDEIEVIWPGLAPPYIELFAWLEGKGDKPVNRDPAPFRPAMLAHAIEDGDLETLDPADFTAEWKWDGIRVQAVAGRDEHGALVTRLYSRTGEDISQSFPDLLPSLRKAGAIDGELLVLQESRVQSFNVLQQRLNRKAVTPKLIADFPAHLRAYDLLADETGDLRDLGFAERRARLETFVKKLDTPRVDLSPLIAFGTWDELIAARADPARGGAGEDAEAVEGIMLKRRDAAYVPGRPKGQWWKWKRDPMTVDAVLMYAQRGHGKRSSFYSDYTFGVWNGADELVPVGKAYFGFTDDELTEIDRFIRRNTVAKFGPVREVTHEPDTGLVLEVAFEGLQQSTRHKSGIAMRFPRISRLRWDKPPREADRLETLEKMLGKA, from the coding sequence ATGAACCGCTTTGCCGAATTGCTCGACCGCCTCGCCTACGAGCCGGGGCGCAACAACAAGATCAGACTGATCGCCGCCTATCTGCGGGAGACCGAAGATCCGGACCGCGGCTATGCGCTCGCCGCCATGACCGGCGCGCTTGCGTTCCGCAACGCCAAGGCCGGCATGATCCGCCAGTTGATCGCGGAGCGCACCGATCCGGCGCTGTTCGCACTTTCATATGACTATGTCGGCGATCTGTCGGAGACGGTGGCGCTGATGTGGCAGCCCAAGGTGAGCGACCCCTCAGCGCCGGCGATCGAGGACTTCCCGACCGATCTGTTCGCAACGCCGCGCGACGAAACAAAACTGCTTCGCAACGATCCCTCTCCCACGCTCGCCGAGGTCGTCGAAACGTTGTCGACACTGAACAAGGCGCAACTGCCGGCGCAGATCGCGCGCTGGCTCGACACGCTCGACGAGACCGGCCGCTGGGCACTGCTCAAGCTCGTCACCGGTGGCTTGCGCATCGGCGTATCGGCGCGGCTGGCCAAGACCGCAGCAGCTTTGCTAGGCGGCAAGGAGCCTGACGAGATCGAAGTTATCTGGCCGGGCCTCGCGCCGCCTTATATCGAGCTGTTCGCATGGCTCGAAGGCAAAGGCGACAAGCCGGTGAACCGCGATCCCGCGCCGTTCCGTCCGGCAATGCTGGCGCATGCGATCGAGGACGGCGATCTCGAAACGCTCGATCCGGCCGATTTCACAGCCGAATGGAAATGGGATGGCATCCGCGTGCAGGCTGTCGCGGGACGCGACGAGCACGGCGCGCTCGTGACACGACTTTATTCGCGCACCGGCGAAGACATCTCGCAAAGTTTTCCCGATCTGCTGCCGTCATTGCGCAAAGCCGGCGCCATCGACGGCGAACTTCTGGTTCTGCAGGAAAGCCGGGTGCAGTCTTTCAACGTTCTGCAGCAGCGGCTCAACCGTAAAGCCGTGACACCGAAGCTGATCGCAGACTTCCCGGCACATCTGCGCGCCTACGATCTGCTTGCCGATGAAACGGGTGACCTGCGCGATCTCGGCTTTGCCGAACGCCGCGCCCGGCTCGAGACCTTTGTCAAGAAGCTCGACACGCCGCGCGTCGATCTCTCACCGCTGATCGCCTTCGGGACATGGGATGAACTGATCGCCGCGCGCGCCGACCCGGCGCGCGGCGGCGCCGGCGAGGATGCCGAAGCGGTCGAGGGCATCATGCTCAAGCGGCGCGATGCGGCTTACGTCCCCGGTCGACCGAAGGGGCAATGGTGGAAGTGGAAGCGCGACCCGATGACGGTCGATGCCGTCCTGATGTACGCCCAGCGCGGCCACGGCAAACGCTCGTCGTTCTACTCCGACTACACCTTCGGCGTCTGGAATGGCGCCGACGAACTGGTGCCGGTCGGCAAGGCCTATTTTGGCTTCACCGACGACGAACTGACCGAGATCGACCGCTTCATCCGCCGCAACACCGTGGCCAAATTCGGCCCGGTGCGCGAGGTCACCCATGAGCCAGATACAGGGCTGGTGCTGGAGGTCGCCTTCGAAGGCTTGCAGCAATCCACCCGGCACAAGTCCGGCATCGCCATGCGGTTTCCGCGAATCAGCCGTCTGCGCTGGGACAAGCCACCCCGCGAAGCCGACCGGCTCGAAACGCTGGAGAAGATGCTGGGAAAGGCATAA
- a CDS encoding DUF6460 domain-containing protein, which yields MPNELEPVERRMSNDTATRIFGGSPLGVLVRLILVSILVGVILSALGLNPLDIFESLRRLIRNIWNMGFDAIRWVWGYFLLGAVIVIPIWLIMRIVNAPRGK from the coding sequence ATGCCGAATGAACTGGAGCCCGTGGAGCGCCGCATGAGCAACGACACCGCAACCCGCATTTTCGGCGGTTCGCCGCTCGGCGTCCTGGTGCGCCTGATTCTGGTGTCGATCCTGGTCGGCGTCATCCTGTCGGCGCTCGGCCTCAATCCGCTCGATATTTTCGAGAGCCTGCGGCGACTGATCCGCAACATCTGGAATATGGGTTTCGACGCCATCCGCTGGGTGTGGGGTTATTTCCTGCTCGGCGCCGTCATCGTCATCCCGATCTGGCTGATCATGCGCATCGTCAACGCGCCGCGCGGAAAGTAA
- a CDS encoding MATE family efflux transporter gives MNPSVQVNTARIFAIAGPAMLANITTPLLGVVATTVIGRLGDAAILGGVAMASLVFDCIFWLFGFLRSGTVALTAQAFGARDHGEQRAALARAMMMAAVSGVALIALRGPLTSFVFDLMGGSAEVSAAARHYFLLRSWAAPFALGNYVMLGWFIGLARPMRGLAVQITVNVINMALTIILVLGAGWGASGAAIAAVIAEICGLVLGLAMAWRMLEGRFEWGSTAHYNREKLWRMLLINRDIMLRTAALVSVFLFFSAQGARAGDVTLAANAVLQNVVFLGTFFLEGLANAAQQLCGATVGARDRAAFAHAVRLIMGWGVVFGICAAVFFYVAGPAIIAMMSASADVRHIANEFLLMAALVPLIGVPAFIMDGVYVGATWTRDMRNLMAVALAIYLVAWWGMQSLGNNGLWLALLTFYVFRGSLQVLRYRTLVKRPFEKY, from the coding sequence GTGAATCCTTCCGTCCAGGTCAATACCGCCCGCATCTTCGCGATCGCGGGTCCGGCGATGCTTGCCAACATCACCACGCCGCTGCTCGGCGTCGTGGCGACGACCGTTATCGGCCGGCTCGGCGATGCGGCGATCCTCGGCGGCGTCGCCATGGCGTCGCTTGTATTCGATTGCATCTTCTGGCTGTTCGGCTTCCTGCGCAGCGGCACGGTGGCGCTGACCGCGCAGGCCTTCGGCGCCCGCGACCACGGCGAGCAGCGCGCGGCACTGGCACGGGCGATGATGATGGCCGCCGTGTCAGGCGTCGCGCTGATCGCCCTGCGCGGCCCGCTCACATCGTTCGTCTTCGACCTGATGGGCGGCAGCGCGGAAGTTTCGGCCGCAGCCCGCCACTATTTTCTCTTGCGCAGCTGGGCGGCGCCCTTCGCGCTCGGCAACTACGTCATGCTTGGCTGGTTCATCGGCCTCGCGCGTCCGATGCGGGGGCTGGCGGTGCAGATCACCGTCAATGTCATCAACATGGCGCTCACGATCATTCTGGTGCTCGGCGCCGGCTGGGGCGCGAGTGGTGCGGCAATTGCCGCGGTGATCGCTGAAATCTGCGGCCTTGTCCTCGGCCTGGCGATGGCGTGGCGCATGCTCGAAGGCCGCTTCGAATGGGGCAGCACGGCGCATTACAACCGCGAGAAACTGTGGCGCATGCTGCTCATCAACCGCGACATCATGTTGCGCACCGCAGCGCTGGTCAGCGTCTTCCTGTTCTTCTCGGCGCAGGGCGCGCGCGCCGGCGACGTGACCTTGGCCGCCAATGCGGTGCTGCAGAACGTGGTGTTCCTCGGCACGTTCTTCCTCGAAGGCCTGGCCAATGCCGCCCAGCAGCTCTGCGGCGCCACGGTCGGCGCGCGCGACCGCGCGGCCTTCGCTCATGCCGTCCGGCTCATCATGGGTTGGGGCGTCGTCTTCGGCATCTGCGCCGCGGTGTTCTTTTACGTCGCCGGCCCGGCAATCATCGCCATGATGTCGGCCAGCGCCGACGTGCGCCACATCGCCAACGAATTTCTGCTTATGGCGGCGCTTGTGCCGTTGATCGGCGTGCCAGCTTTCATCATGGATGGCGTCTATGTCGGCGCGACCTGGACACGCGACATGCGCAACCTGATGGCCGTGGCGCTGGCGATCTATCTCGTGGCCTGGTGGGGGATGCAGTCGCTCGGCAATAACGGGCTATGGCTGGCGTTGCTGACCTTCTACGTGTTCCGCGGCAGCCTGCAGGTGCTGCGCTATCGGACACTCGTCAAGCGACCGTTCGAGAAATACTGA
- a CDS encoding quinone-dependent dihydroorotate dehydrogenase: MWSLPVIGFLDRLSRPFLRALDPEDAHNLALKALRLMPRGRPEPDPPELKVRAFGLNFPNPIGLAAGFDKNASAPDALLRLGFGFVEIGTLTPRPQLGNPRPRLFRLEADGGVINRLGFNNGGAAVALARLAARSREGGIVGVNIGANKDSVDRTEDYVRLIETFSAVASYFTVNVSSPNTPGLRNLQQAEALDELLSRVIEARERVRARSGQTPILVKIAPDLTLPELDDVVGVARQHRIDGMIVSNTTISRPSSLRDREKAKETGGLSGKPMFRLATRMLAETYVRTENAFPLIGVGGIDSGATAIAKIKAGATLVQLYTGLVYQGIGLVGRMKADIAAALKRGNRDSLAAMVGVDAADITAESWPT, encoded by the coding sequence ATGTGGAGTTTGCCGGTGATCGGCTTCCTGGATCGCCTGTCGCGCCCTTTTCTGCGGGCTCTCGACCCTGAGGATGCCCACAATCTGGCTCTGAAGGCGTTGCGCCTGATGCCGCGTGGCCGGCCTGAGCCCGATCCACCGGAACTGAAAGTGCGCGCCTTCGGTCTGAACTTCCCCAATCCCATCGGGCTCGCTGCCGGCTTCGACAAGAACGCATCGGCACCCGATGCGCTGTTGCGGCTCGGTTTCGGCTTCGTCGAGATCGGCACGCTGACGCCGCGGCCGCAACTCGGCAATCCGCGCCCCCGCCTGTTCCGCCTCGAGGCCGATGGCGGTGTCATCAACCGGCTCGGCTTCAACAATGGCGGTGCTGCTGTGGCGCTGGCGCGGCTTGCTGCGCGTTCCCGCGAGGGTGGGATCGTCGGCGTCAATATCGGCGCCAACAAGGATTCGGTGGACCGCACCGAGGACTATGTGCGGCTGATCGAGACATTCTCGGCGGTGGCGAGCTATTTCACCGTCAACGTGTCCTCCCCCAATACGCCAGGCCTGCGCAACCTGCAGCAGGCCGAGGCGCTGGACGAACTGCTCTCCCGCGTCATTGAGGCCCGCGAGCGCGTGCGCGCACGCTCGGGCCAGACGCCAATTTTGGTGAAGATCGCGCCCGACCTGACGTTGCCCGAACTCGACGACGTCGTCGGGGTCGCGCGCCAGCATCGCATTGACGGCATGATCGTGTCGAACACCACGATCTCGCGGCCGTCGTCCTTGCGCGACCGCGAGAAGGCGAAAGAGACCGGCGGCCTGTCCGGCAAGCCGATGTTTCGCCTGGCGACGCGCATGCTGGCGGAAACCTATGTGCGCACCGAGAATGCGTTTCCGCTGATCGGCGTCGGCGGCATCGATTCCGGTGCCACCGCGATCGCCAAGATCAAGGCCGGCGCCACCTTGGTGCAGCTTTACACCGGTCTTGTCTATCAGGGCATCGGGCTGGTCGGGCGAATGAAGGCCGATATCGCCGCGGCGCTCAAGCGGGGCAATCGCGATTCGCTCGCGGCCATGGTCGGCGTTGATGCCGCCGACATCACCGCGGAAAGTTGGCCGACCTAG
- a CDS encoding S24 family peptidase, producing the protein MLTHSQIWNAIDRLAARSDLTASGLAKKAGLDPTTFNKSKRITPEGRPRWPSTESVAKALAATNTKVDTFVSLITDGGKQAISSVPLIGFAEAGSSGYFDDAGFPVGKGWEKVSLPTITDEHAYALEVSGDSMKPAYREGDIIIVSPSAPVRKGDRVVVKTRKGEIMAKELKRKQAKSIELKSLNSEHRDRTLQMADVEWIARILWASQ; encoded by the coding sequence ATGCTGACCCATTCGCAAATCTGGAATGCCATCGACCGCCTGGCGGCTCGCTCCGACCTCACGGCTTCGGGTCTGGCCAAGAAAGCCGGCCTCGACCCGACCACCTTCAACAAGTCCAAGCGCATCACGCCCGAGGGCCGCCCGCGCTGGCCCTCGACCGAGTCGGTGGCCAAGGCGCTGGCAGCGACCAACACCAAGGTCGATACCTTCGTCAGCCTCATCACCGACGGCGGCAAGCAGGCAATCTCCAGCGTGCCGCTGATCGGCTTCGCCGAAGCCGGATCCTCCGGCTATTTCGACGATGCCGGTTTTCCGGTCGGCAAAGGCTGGGAGAAGGTGAGCCTCCCCACCATTACCGACGAGCACGCTTATGCGCTTGAGGTATCCGGCGACTCGATGAAACCGGCTTATCGCGAAGGCGACATCATCATCGTGTCGCCATCGGCACCCGTGCGCAAAGGCGACCGCGTCGTGGTCAAGACCCGGAAGGGTGAGATCATGGCCAAGGAGCTCAAGCGCAAGCAAGCCAAGTCGATCGAGCTCAAGTCGCTCAACTCCGAGCACCGCGACCGCACGTTGCAGATGGCTGACGTCGAGTGGATCGCGCGCATCCTTTGGGCCAGCCAGTAA
- a CDS encoding carbonic anhydrase, producing the protein MNRRHALKALAAMALCPLCSPPGFAAEGAHWSYEGEHGPTHWGDMDAASKACSIGAQQSPIDIQGSIKSQLPALKIGWTKKPDMIVNNGHTIQVNADPGNGLTVGASKYELLQYHFHHPSEHLIGGKAYPMEVHFVHKDAAGNLAVIGVLMAAGKANPAFNKIVASMPGKQGPAVKLAAAVDPNQMLPAGRGYYRYSGSLTTPPCSEVVNWLVLREPIQVARADIDAFAKLFPMNARPVQKDNRRFVLSS; encoded by the coding sequence ATGAATCGTCGACATGCATTAAAGGCGCTCGCCGCGATGGCGCTTTGTCCGTTGTGTTCGCCGCCAGGCTTTGCCGCCGAGGGCGCACACTGGAGCTACGAGGGCGAACACGGGCCTACACATTGGGGCGACATGGATGCCGCGAGCAAAGCCTGCTCAATCGGCGCGCAGCAGTCCCCGATCGATATCCAGGGCAGCATCAAGTCGCAATTGCCGGCCTTGAAGATCGGCTGGACGAAAAAGCCGGACATGATCGTCAACAACGGCCACACCATTCAGGTGAATGCCGACCCCGGCAACGGCCTGACGGTCGGTGCCAGCAAGTACGAACTGCTGCAGTATCACTTCCACCATCCGAGCGAACATCTCATCGGCGGCAAGGCCTATCCGATGGAAGTCCATTTCGTTCACAAGGATGCGGCCGGCAATCTGGCGGTGATCGGCGTGCTGATGGCCGCCGGCAAGGCCAATCCGGCTTTCAACAAGATCGTGGCGTCCATGCCCGGCAAGCAAGGCCCTGCGGTCAAACTGGCGGCCGCGGTCGATCCGAACCAGATGCTGCCGGCCGGTCGTGGCTACTATCGCTACTCGGGTTCGCTGACGACGCCGCCCTGCAGCGAAGTGGTGAATTGGCTGGTGCTGCGTGAGCCGATCCAGGTCGCGCGCGCCGACATCGACGCCTTTGCCAAACTGTTCCCGATGAACGCCCGCCCGGTACAGAAGGACAACCGTCGCTTCGTCCTGAGTTCGTAA